Within the Candidatus Hydrogenedentota bacterium genome, the region CATTACCGCCTGCGCCAACCTGAGCGATAAGGCAATCAAATCCCTTAAGGAAGCCCTTCCCAACTGCACGGTGGAAACCACCGGCGAAGTTTCTGATCTGCCGCCGGCGAGTGCCGGATGACCATTCGCGGCGGCGCAGGTTTCGACGATTTTCTCCTCGCTGTCATACGTTCTAAAAGCAACAGACCATCAATGGAACTTGGCGCTGCGACAGCCCCTTTCTTGTGCCTATCGCTCGCTGTGCGCAGTGCAACGACTCTGCAGATATCCATAGGAACTGCTGGAAATCGGCACTGCGCAAGCGAGGCGATGTTTTGTTTTCCTAAGCGCCAGTCGATTTGTGAACGGCGTGCTCACGGGCGCGCGAATCCGAGACTGACCACCCCGTCTTGAGTCCCAAGACGAACCAGCCGAGGGCCAGCACGCCTATGGCGAAGATGGTGTCGCCGATTACGCGCATCCATCTCAAGGTGTCCATCAGACCCGTCTGCATGAATTCCGCCGAGCGCGCCATCCACATGCCGTCGTTGACGCTTGCCCATGCCTGCAGAATTCCGCGCGGAAGGTCGCTCAACAACACCATGAGAGCCAAACCGATGTTGATAGACCAGAAGGCGAAGGCCAGCACGGAGGTCTTCCAGGTTTGATGGGCGGCCATGCCTTTGAGACAGAAGAGCATCAGCCCGATCGCGAGCATGCCATAGACGCCGAAGAGCGCGGTGTGACCGTGCACGGCCGTTGTGTTCAGACCCTGCATGTAGTAGAGCGCGATGGGCGGGTTGATGAGGAATCCAAAGAGTCCCGCGCCGACAAGGTTCCAGAAGGCCACGGCCACGAAACAGTACACGGGCCACTTGTACCCCGTGACCCATCCCTGCAACCGGGTAACGGAGAGGTTTCCGTAGGCCTCGAATCCAATGAGTACCAACGGGACGACTTCAAGGGCGCTGAAGACCGCGCCCAGGGCCAAAACGGCCGTAGGCGTGCCGGAGAAGTAGAGGTGGTGGAAGGTTCCGATGATGCCGCCCGAAAGAAAGATGCTGGTCGCGAAGAGTACGCCGGCCGTCGCAGTCCGTACTTTGACCAGCTTCAAGCGTGTGAACAGGAACGCGATTACCACGGTCGTGAATACCTCGAAGAATCCTTCCACCCAGAGGTGCACGAGCCACCAGCGCCAGTATTCGACGATAGCCAAGTGCGTATGCCGGCCCCACATGAGACCTGCGCCATAGAACAGCGCAATCGCGATGCAAGAGAGCGAGAACAACGCCAAAAGATGCCGGTTTGGTCCAGGCTGTCTCATGGCCGGCCACAGACCACGGCCCATCAGGAAGAGCCAGATGAAGAGTCCAACAAAGAGGAACAACTGCCAGAAGCGCCCCAGGTCGACATACTCGTAGCCCTGGTGTCCGAACCAGAAGTTCATCTCCAAACCCATTCGCTGGCGCGTTCCGTACCAGGTGCCAAACAGTGTCCCTACTACGATGACAAGCAGGGCTCCGAACAGCGCGTTCACACCGAGACGCTGAAATTTGGGTTCTCTTCCTACCACGGCCGGTGCTAGAAACAGCCCGGTGGCCAGGAATGCGGTCGCGATCCAGAAGACGGCCAGTTGGGTGTGCCAGGTTCGTGTCACCGCATAGGGCAAGACCTCGGCGAGGGGAATGCCGTAGAAGCCGGTTCCCTCCACGGAATAGTGCGCCGTAACTGCGCCCATGCAGACTTGGGTCACGATAAGCGCCATGACGACCCAGAAGTACTTCAAGGTGGCCCTCATGGAGGGCGTGGGGTCAAACGTCAGCAAGGGGTCTTGGTCGGGAATGGGAGGTTCTTCTTCCTCGCGTGCCTTCTCCGCGACGTAATACCAGGAGAGCGCACCGACTCCGGCCAGCAGCACGATGAAGCTCAGGACGGACCAGACCAGAATCGCAGGCGTCGGCGCGTTGTCGATGATTGGTTCTGGCGGCCAGTTGTTCGTATATGTGACGTCCGAATTCGGCCGGTTGGTTCCGCAGGCCCACGCCGCCCAGAAATAGAACGCGGCTAAATCGTCGCGTCGACGCGCATCGGGGACCACATCCTTCGGGATGGCATAGGCCTCGCGAAGCGCGTCCAGCGAACTATCATTGCCATAAAGCAGCTTGTAGTGCTCCGAGACCGCCTCAATGGCTTGCGCCCGCAGGTCGGATACCACCAAGTCCCCTGTGTCCGCGCGATAGGTATTGGTTCTGATTTCTCCCTTGAGGCGCGCCTTGAGTGCCGCTTGCTTCTCTGCATCAAGGTCTTTGTACGAGGCGGCGCCCAGCTCTTCTTTTGCCCAGTGCTCAAGAAGCCACTCCGACTCGCGATGGAGAAAGTCTGCCGACCAATCGGGGGCTACGTATGAGCCATGTCCCCATACCGTGCCTACCTGCTGCCCGCCGGTGGACTGCCATACGTTTTGCCCATTCCGAATGTTGTCTCCGGTGAACAGCACCTTGCCCGACGCCGAGACCACGCGCTCCGGGATAGGAGGGGCCTGCCGGTAGATTTCAACGCCGTAGTAGCCAAGCACCGTGAAGGACCCGGCCATTACCGCGAAGAGTCCAATCCATAACCTGCGATAGTTCATTTATCTTCTCTCCTTCCAGCCGCGACTACGCGGAATGTACTTCGCTAAGAACAGAGTCCGACACAAGCGCGGCACCGGCGCCGGAACGTGCCGAATTAAGCGCCTTCAAAAGGTGCTCCGGATTCACATCGAGTTTGCGGGCCGCGCTGTTAATCGTCACGTGTTTCGCCAGCGTCTTGCGCAGCACCGGATTGGCCAGCGGCGTGAAGCCATGTTCGAGGAAGACCGGCAACACGTGCGGATAGGCCTCCAAAACGTCGCCCACGCGGTTCTCGCCCACGATGGCCGCGCCGGGGAGCAGCGGCAGCCGGGTGCTTGCCTCTGATCGTTCGGATACGCGTCCATTCATGATGCGCCACAGGTGCGTTCCCCAGATTGCGAGCGCGGTCACTTCCAGCAAGCCGCTGATGCCCGCGGCGGGAAAGGCCATTTCGTGAAAGTCGGTGAGGGTCTGAAAACTAACCCTCAACGCGCATCCCAGATTGAGCAGGATGAAGGGCATCCACAGGCCCGTCAGGCTCCGCACATCGATTCCTTTCAGGGTGGGCACAACCTTGGCGGCCACGCCAACGATCATCAGGCTGATGAATCCAACCGTGATGGCATGGCGGATGGCCCCGTAGTAGGCGTGAGAGAAACCGATCTCGGCTGCGTGGCTTTGCGGCGCCCAGAGTTTCAGCAG harbors:
- a CDS encoding nitric-oxide reductase large subunit — protein: MNYRRLWIGLFAVMAGSFTVLGYYGVEIYRQAPPIPERVVSASGKVLFTGDNIRNGQNVWQSTGGQQVGTVWGHGSYVAPDWSADFLHRESEWLLEHWAKEELGAASYKDLDAEKQAALKARLKGEIRTNTYRADTGDLVVSDLRAQAIEAVSEHYKLLYGNDSSLDALREAYAIPKDVVPDARRRDDLAAFYFWAAWACGTNRPNSDVTYTNNWPPEPIIDNAPTPAILVWSVLSFIVLLAGVGALSWYYVAEKAREEEEPPIPDQDPLLTFDPTPSMRATLKYFWVVMALIVTQVCMGAVTAHYSVEGTGFYGIPLAEVLPYAVTRTWHTQLAVFWIATAFLATGLFLAPAVVGREPKFQRLGVNALFGALLVIVVGTLFGTWYGTRQRMGLEMNFWFGHQGYEYVDLGRFWQLFLFVGLFIWLFLMGRGLWPAMRQPGPNRHLLALFSLSCIAIALFYGAGLMWGRHTHLAIVEYWRWWLVHLWVEGFFEVFTTVVIAFLFTRLKLVKVRTATAGVLFATSIFLSGGIIGTFHHLYFSGTPTAVLALGAVFSALEVVPLVLIGFEAYGNLSVTRLQGWVTGYKWPVYCFVAVAFWNLVGAGLFGFLINPPIALYYMQGLNTTAVHGHTALFGVYGMLAIGLMLFCLKGMAAHQTWKTSVLAFAFWSINIGLALMVLLSDLPRGILQAWASVNDGMWMARSAEFMQTGLMDTLRWMRVIGDTIFAIGVLALGWFVLGLKTGWSVSDSRAREHAVHKSTGA